A portion of the Shewanella sp. SNU WT4 genome contains these proteins:
- a CDS encoding DUF882 domain-containing protein codes for MSNFCNIRRKFLLGLGGAALACALPTPVLASRSTTDVRKLSLYNLHTGERDVGTYWVNGDYQSQVMDGFNHLLRDHRTNDVFAMDQRLYDILFKLHMSLNTNKEIQVISGYRSLKTNAMLASKSKGVAKHSYHTRGMAIDLAIPGTPLGDIRDAAKALKLGGVGFYPRSGFVHVDCGPVRSW; via the coding sequence TTGTCTAATTTTTGCAATATAAGAAGAAAGTTTTTGTTAGGTCTTGGGGGCGCTGCGTTGGCGTGTGCTTTGCCGACACCTGTGTTGGCAAGTCGCTCAACCACAGATGTTCGTAAACTGAGTCTTTATAATCTTCATACAGGCGAACGCGATGTTGGTACTTATTGGGTCAATGGCGATTATCAGTCGCAAGTCATGGACGGTTTTAACCATTTATTAAGGGATCATCGTACCAATGATGTGTTTGCCATGGATCAGCGTCTTTATGACATTTTGTTTAAGCTGCATATGAGCTTAAACACCAATAAAGAAATTCAAGTTATTTCTGGTTATCGTTCGCTGAAAACCAATGCCATGCTGGCTTCCAAAAGCAAAGGGGTGGCTAAACACAGTTATCATACGCGCGGAATGGCGATTGATCTGGCCATTCCAGGTACTCCCTTAGGTGATATTCGCGATGCCGCCAAAGCGTTGAAGCTCGGCGGGGTAGGTTTTTATCCGCGATCTGGTTTTGTGCATGTCGACTGCGGGCCAGTGCGTTCGTGGTGA
- a CDS encoding L,D-transpeptidase family protein, with the protein MSSLWPAMLYAEQALDAKDLNAVALDGSNNHIELVRNTLLQHVTLVALTDDTKDWQAELILLNGQDLKAIEQQASQILKRLYDFWQLTESMPSQASLLAQTIAIEPRAKDYLWVTNRIRFLLWLHSQDPWPTIDYEHVIRPGDQHASLIPIAKRLKQLGDDQGEGIIVDEVNPQLTPELVGVLKAFQARHGLSSDGVIGPQTLYWINQTPYQRARLLAYNFVMKTQYLRNLEPTYLLVNIPAFELVLVDKGEATLTSKVIVGRSDRQTPVLSSLVSNIVVNPAWRVPRSIVRNDLLPKIRKDGSYLAQRNFDVFDFNGNPMNLDAQMLQAEANGNFPYSLIQQPGSSNALGKYKLHFNNGFNVYLHDTPDKHLFKQSMRALSSGCIRVDKIDELAQWIANEQMFNSRQWQSLTQRDATKTQWFSLKNNVPVHLVYWTAWMTGPGLPQFRTDIYDMQSFTNDTRLSDVTAKVSL; encoded by the coding sequence ATGTCAAGCCTGTGGCCAGCCATGCTTTACGCTGAGCAAGCACTTGATGCTAAAGACCTTAATGCGGTTGCTCTCGATGGTAGTAACAACCATATTGAACTGGTACGCAATACCTTGCTGCAGCATGTGACTTTAGTGGCCCTGACAGATGACACTAAGGATTGGCAAGCAGAACTGATACTCCTCAATGGCCAAGATCTCAAGGCCATCGAGCAACAGGCCAGTCAGATATTAAAGCGCTTATATGATTTTTGGCAACTGACAGAAAGCATGCCAAGCCAAGCTTCTTTATTAGCGCAAACGATTGCTATTGAACCACGTGCCAAAGATTACTTATGGGTTACTAATCGTATTCGTTTTCTACTGTGGCTACATAGCCAAGACCCTTGGCCCACGATTGACTATGAGCATGTGATCCGTCCTGGCGATCAGCATGCGAGCTTAATTCCGATAGCTAAACGGCTCAAGCAACTAGGAGATGATCAAGGCGAGGGCATTATTGTTGATGAAGTCAATCCACAATTAACACCAGAATTGGTCGGTGTGCTTAAAGCGTTTCAAGCGCGCCATGGCTTAAGTAGTGATGGTGTGATTGGTCCGCAAACTCTGTATTGGATTAATCAAACGCCTTATCAGCGTGCTCGGTTACTGGCGTATAACTTTGTGATGAAAACTCAGTATTTACGCAACCTAGAACCGACTTATTTGCTTGTTAATATTCCAGCCTTTGAATTGGTGTTAGTGGATAAAGGTGAAGCAACCTTGACCTCTAAGGTCATCGTTGGCCGCAGTGACAGACAAACCCCTGTACTCTCTAGTCTAGTATCTAACATAGTCGTGAACCCAGCATGGCGAGTGCCTCGCAGCATAGTACGCAATGACTTGTTGCCAAAAATTCGCAAAGATGGCAGTTACCTGGCACAACGAAATTTTGATGTGTTTGATTTTAATGGTAACCCCATGAATTTGGACGCACAAATGTTGCAAGCTGAAGCGAATGGTAACTTTCCTTATTCGCTGATCCAGCAACCTGGTAGTAGTAATGCACTAGGTAAATATAAGCTGCACTTTAATAATGGCTTTAATGTTTATTTACACGATACTCCGGACAAACATTTATTTAAGCAATCCATGCGGGCGTTATCGTCAGGTTGTATTCGGGTCGATAAAATTGATGAGTTGGCGCAGTGGATTGCTAACGAACAAATGTTTAATTCGCGCCAATGGCAGTCATTAACCCAAAGAGACGCCACTAAGACTCAGTGGTTTAGTTTGAAGAATAATGTACCTGTGCATCTAGTGTATTGGACTGCATGGATGACGGGCCCTGGTTTGCCCCAATTTAGAACCGATATCTACGACATGCAGTCGTTTACCAACGACACGCGCTTGTCCGATGTTACCGCGAAAGTCAGTTTATAG
- the rplY gene encoding 50S ribosomal protein L25 codes for MSYTIQAQTRTETGKGSSRRLRHAGLVPAVIYGVGYEAISIVFAHKDIINAQASEGFYTSELTIVLEGKEVKVRVQDIQRHVYKPLIEHVDFKFA; via the coding sequence ATGTCTTACACTATTCAAGCACAAACCCGTACTGAAACAGGGAAAGGTTCGAGCCGCCGCCTGCGTCACGCTGGTTTGGTTCCTGCCGTAATTTATGGCGTTGGTTATGAAGCAATTTCTATCGTTTTTGCTCATAAAGACATCATCAATGCGCAAGCTAGCGAAGGTTTCTACACTTCAGAACTGACTATCGTTCTGGAAGGTAAAGAAGTTAAAGTACGTGTACAAGATATCCAACGTCACGTATATAAGCCTCTGATCGAGCACGTTGACTTCAAATTTGCTTAA